One Neovison vison isolate M4711 chromosome 2, ASM_NN_V1, whole genome shotgun sequence genomic window carries:
- the LOC122900465 gene encoding histone H2B type 2-E: MPEPAKSAPAPKKGSKKAVTKAQKKDGKKRKRSRKESYSIYVYKVLKQVHPDTGISSKAMGIMNSFVNDIFERIAGEASRLAHYNKRSTITSREIQTAVRLLLPGELAKHAVSEGTKAVTKYTSSK; this comes from the coding sequence ATGCCTGAGCCGGCCAAATCCGCTCCCGCGCCCAAGAAGGGCTCGAAAAAGGCTGTCACTAAAGCCCAGAAGAAGGACGGCAAGAAGCGCAAGCGCAGCCGCAAAGAGAGTTACTCCATCTACGTGTACAAGGTGCTCAAGCAGGTGCACCCGGATACCGGCATCTCGTCCAAGGCCATGGGCATCATGAACTCCTTCGTCAACGACATCTTCGAGCGCATCGCCGGCGAGGCCTCCCGCCTGGCGCATTACAACAAGCGCTCCACCATCACGTCGCGGGAGATCCAGACGGCCGTGCGCCTGCTGCTGCCCGGCGAGTTGGCCAAGCACGCCGTGTCCGAGGGCACCAAGGCGGTCACCAAGTACACCAGCTCTAAGTGA
- the LOC122900464 gene encoding histone H2A type 2-B, whose protein sequence is MSGRGKQGGKARAKAKSRSSRAGLQFPVGRVHRLLRKGNYAERVGAGAPVYLAAVLEYLTAEILELAGNAARDNKKTRIIPRHLQLAVRNDEELNKLLGGVTIAQGGVLPNIQAVLLPKKTESHKPGKNK, encoded by the coding sequence ATGTCAGGACGCGGAAAGCAGGGAGGCAAAGCTCGCGCCAAGGCCAAATCACGGTCGTCTCGCGCCGGCCTGCAGTTCCCGGTGGGCCGAGTGCACCGGCTGCTGCGCAAGGGCAACTACGCCGAGCGGGTGGGGGCCGGCGCGCCGGTGTACCTGGCCGCGGTGCTGGAGTACCTGACGGCGGAGATCCTGGAGCTGGCGGGGAACGCGGCCCGAGACAACAAGAAGACGCGCATCATCCCTCGCCATTTGCAGCTAGCCGTGAGAAATGACGAAGAGCTCAACAAGTTACTTGGGGGTGTCACCATTGCTCAGGGCGGCGTCCTGCCCAATATCCAGGCGGTTTTGTTGCCCAAGAAAACGGAGAGTCACAAGCCTGGCAAGAACAAATAA
- the LOC122900466 gene encoding histone H2A type 2-A, translated as MSGRGKQGGKARAKAKSRSSRAGLQFPVGRVHRLLRKGNYAERVGAGAPVYMAAVLEYLTAEILELAGNAARDNKKTRIIPRHLQLAIRNDEELNKLLGKVTIAQGGVLPNIQAVLLPKKTESHHKAKGK; from the coding sequence ATGTCTGGTCGTGGCAAGCAAGGAGGCAAGGCCCGCGCCAAGGCCAAGTCGCGGTCGTCTCGCGCCGGCCTGCAGTTCCCGGTGGGCCGAGTGCACCGGCTGCTGCGCAAGGGCAACTACGCCGAGCGGGTGGGGGCCGGCGCGCCGGTGTACATGGCGGCGGTGCTGGAGTACCTGACGGCGGAGATCCTGGAGCTGGCGGGGAACGCGGCCCGAGACAACAAGAAGACGCGCATCATCCCGCGCCACCTCCAGCTGGCCATCCGCAACGACGAGGAGCTCAACAAGCTGTTGGGCAAAGTCACTATCGCCCAGGGCGGCGTCCTGCCAAACATCCAGGCCGTGTTGCTCCCCAAGAAGACGGAGAGCCACCACAAGGCAAAGGGCAAGTGA
- the LOC122900471 gene encoding histone H2A type 2-A, whose amino-acid sequence MSGRGKQGGKARAKAKSRSSRAGLQFPVGRVHRLLRKGNYAERVGAGAPVYMAAVLEYLTAEILELAGNAARDNKKTRIIPRHLQLAIRNDEELNKLLGKVTIAQGGVLPNIQAVLLPKKTESHHKAKGK is encoded by the coding sequence ATGTCTGGTCGTGGCAAGCAAGGAGGCAAGGCCCGCGCCAAGGCCAAGTCGCGGTCGTCTCGCGCCGGCCTGCAGTTCCCGGTGGGCCGAGTGCACCGGCTGCTGCGCAAGGGCAACTACGCCGAGCGGGTGGGGGCCGGCGCGCCGGTGTACATGGCGGCGGTGCTGGAGTACCTGACGGCGGAGATCCTGGAGCTGGCGGGGAACGCGGCCCGAGACAACAAGAAGACGCGCATCATCCCGCGCCACCTCCAGCTGGCCATCCGCAACGACGAGGAGCTCAACAAGCTGTTGGGCAAAGTCACTATCGCCCAGGGCGGCGTCCTGCCCAACATCCAGGCCGTGTTGCTCCCCAAGAAGACGGAGAGCCACCACAAGGCAAAGGGCAAGTGA
- the LOC122900468 gene encoding histone H2B type 2-E → MPEPAKSAPAPKKGSKKAVTKAQKKDGKKRKRSRKESYSIYVYKVLKQVHPDTGISSKAMGIMNSFVNDIFERIAGEASRLAHYNKRSTITSREIQTAVRLLLPGELAKHAVSEGTKAVTKYTSSK, encoded by the coding sequence ATGCCCGAGCCGGCCAAATCCGCTCCCGCGCCCAAGAAGGGCTCCAAGAAAGCGGTCACCAAAGCCCAGAAGAAGGACGGCAAGAAGCGCAAGCGCAGCCGCAAGGAGAGTTACTCCATCTACGTGTACAAGGTGCTCAAGCAGGTGCACCCGGACACCGGCATCTCGTCCAAGGCCATGGGCATCATGAACTCCTTCGTCAACGACATCTTCGAGCGCATCGCCGGCGAGGCCTCCCGCCTGGCGCATTACAACAAGCGCTCCACCATCACGTCGCGGGAGATCCAGACGGCCGTGCGCCTGCTGCTGCCCGGCGAGCTGGCCAAGCACGCCGTGTCCGAGGGCACCAAGGCGGTCACCAAGTACACCAGCTCCAAGTGA
- the BOLA1 gene encoding bolA-like protein 1 — protein MLSGQLVRRLFSMAGRVCLSRSSAGLGTIGPVEAAIRTKLEQALNPEVLELRNESGGHAVPPGSETHFRVAVVSSRFEGLSPLQRHRLVHAALSEELAGPVHALAIQARTPAQWKENPQLDMSPPCLGGNKKTRGTP, from the coding sequence ATGCTGAGTGGGCAGCTGGTCCGGCGCCTGTTCTCCATGGCTGGTCGCGTCTGTTTGTCCCGGAGCAGCGCAGGACTGGGGACTATCGGTCCCGTCGAGGCAGCCATTCGCACGAAGTTGGAGCAGGCCCTGAACCCCGAGGTGCTGGAGCTGCGTAATGAGAGCGGCGGCCATGCGGTCCCACCAGGCAGCGAGACGCATTTCCGCGTGGCGGTGGTGAGCTCTCGCTTTGAGGGACTGAGCCCCTTACAACGGCACCGGCTCGTCCACGCTGCCCTGTCTGAGGAGCTGGCTGGGCCAGTCCACGCACTGGCCATACAGGCGCGGACCCCGGCCCAGTGGAAGGAAAACCCTCAACTGGACATGAGCCCCCCTTGCTTGGGTGGGAACAAGAAAACTCGGGGAACCCCTTGA
- the LOC122898829 gene encoding histone H2A type 2-C: protein MSGRGKQGGKARAKAKSRSSRAGLQFPVGRVHRLLRKGNYAERVGAGAPVYMAAVLEYLTAEILELAGNAARDNKKTRIIPRHLQLAIRNDEELNKLLGKVTIAQGGVLPNIQAVLLPKKTESHKAKSK from the coding sequence ATGTCTGGTCGTGGCAAGCAAGGAGGCAAGGCCCGCGCCAAGGCCAAGTCGCGGTCGTCTCGCGCCGGCCTGCAGTTCCCGGTGGGCCGAGTGCACCGGCTGCTGCGCAAGGGCAACTACGCCGAGCGGGTGGGGGCCGGCGCGCCGGTGTACATGGCGGCGGTGCTGGAGTACCTGACGGCGGAGATCCTGGAGCTGGCGGGGAACGCGGCCCGAGACAACAAGAAGACGCGCATCATCCCGCGCCACCTCCAGCTGGCCATCCGCAACGACGAGGAGCTCAACAAGCTGTTGGGCAAAGTCACCATCGCCCAGGGCGGCGTCCTGCCCAACATCCAGGCCGTTCTCTTaccaaaaaaaactgaaagccacaaagccaaaagtaaataa
- the LOC122900469 gene encoding histone H3, whose protein sequence is MARTKQTARKSTGGKAPRKQLATKAARKSAPATGGVKKPHRYRPGTVALREIRRYQKSTELLIRKLPFQRLVREIAQDFKTDLRFQSSAVMALQEASEAYLVGLFEDTNLCAIHAKRVTIMPKDIQLARRIRGERA, encoded by the coding sequence ATGGCTCGCACGAAGCAGACGGCCCGCAAGTCGACCGGTGGCAAGGCCCCGCGCAAGCAGCTGGCCACCAAGGCGGCCCGCAAGAGCGCGCCGGCCACGGGCGGCGTGAAGAAGCCGCACCGCTACCGGCCGGGCACCGTGGCCCTGCGGGAGATCCGGCGCTACCAGAAGTCCACCGAGCTGCTGATCCGCAAGCTGCCGTTCCAGCGGCTGGTGCGCGAGATCGCGCAGGACTTCAAGACGGACCTGCGCTTCCAGAGCTCGGCGGTCATGGCGCTGCAGGAGGCGAGCGAGGCCTACCTGGTGGGGCTGTTCGAGGACACGAACCTGTGCGCCATCCACGCCAAGCGCGTCACCATCATGCCCAAGGACATCCAGCTGGCGCGCCGCATCCGCGGGGAGCGGGCTTGA